The DNA window CAGCACCGAAGACGCCGCGGCCGGTCGACGACCTGCTCGGCCGGCTCGACACGGCACACGTCGACCGGGTTGTGCTGATCCAGCCCAGGAGCTACGGCCACGACCACACCTACCTGGCCCACGTTCTCGCCAGCGAGCCGGAGCGCGTCGCCGGCGTCTGCCTCGTCGATCCGCTGCGCCCGGACGCGCCGGGGGAGCTGCGGCGCCGGTGCCGTGAGGACGGCTACCGCGGGCTCCGGTTGGTCGGCCTCGGCCACGGCGACGCGGACTGGCTCTTCGACGATCGCACGGCACCCATGTGGAAGGCCGCCGAAGACCTCGAGATCGTGGTGAGCCTGTTGATCGAGCCGCATCAGCTGGCGGGCGTCGCCACGGTCGCGGCGCGGCGTCCCTGGCTGAGCATCGCGATCGACCATCTCGGCCGGTGCCAGCCGGGAACGACCGCCATAGCGGACCTACTGGCGTTGGCCGTTCGCCCGAACGTGTCGGTCAAGGTCTCCGCGCTGTCGTGGCTGTCTGCCCAAGGCCCGCCGCACGCCGATCTGCGGCCGATGGTCGAGTCCTGTCTCGCGGAGTTCGGCGCTGGCCGGCTGCTCTGGGGTACGGACTACCCGCACGTTCTCGCCGCCGGTCCCTATCCAGATCCGTTCGAAGAGCTGGCGGGCGTCCTCCCGCAGGCGTCGGAGGCCGAGCTGGCGATGATCGCGGGCGGGAACGCTGCCCGCCTCTACGGGCTGCTATGACGCTGCTGTTGACGAAACCGGCCCGGCGGCATCCCGGTGCGGCGGGTGAAGAGCCGGCTGAAGTAGCCCGGGTCGTCGTACCCCGTGCGGAGCGCGACGGCCGCGACGGGCAGCTCGGTGGTGGCGAGCAGCTCCTTCGCGCGGCTGAGCCGCACCCGCATGACGTACTCCTTCGGCGTACAGCCGGCCGCGCGGCGGGTGACCTCGCGCAGCTCCGGCTCCGAGACCCGCAGCTCCTTCGCGAGCGCCGCGATGGTGAGCGGGCGGCAGGCGTGCCGGTGCAGAGCAGCGAGGACCGGCGCGTCCGTCGGCGTCTCCGGCTCGCCGCACCGGCGGGACGCGACGAGGAGCTGGTGCATCGCGGCGGCCGCGGCGACGTCGGTGTCCGCGGCGTCCGTGCGGAGCGCGCGCGCCACCTCGGCGAACGCGAGCTCCAGGCCGTCCGGATCGCTGACCGTCGTGACCAGCCGGTCGCGTGGGACGTAGCCGAGGTCCTCGTACGCCCGCGCGGCATCGCCGTCGAACAGCGTCCACCACTCGTTCCAGCCCGCCTTGTCCGGCGCGTAGGAGTGCTCGACGCCGGGCAGCAGCCAGAACAGTGCCGGCGCGGAGAACGTGGCGCGCCGCCCGCCCGACTCCAGCCAACCGCGGCCGCGGGAGACGTAGACCAGCGCGTAGCAGTCGAGCGTGCGGGCGTCGAGCGCGGCGTGCTTGTCGGCGGCCGTACCAACGCCGAGGCACACCAGCCCGAGGCGCCGGTGGAGGGGACCCGGGGTGAGGTAGCGGGTCCAGGAAGCCTGCATCGAGAAGTCCACGTTCGTTCGCGGTTTTGTCCATGGTCTCATGACGAATCCGGCGGGAGGGTGACGACATGTTGACCTCGAACGGGTACGAGCTGTCCGCACGCCCCGACCGGATCGGCGAGCTGGAACCGGTCCCAGAGCGCGACCTGCGCGACCGATCCGCGTTGCGGCAACGACTGATCGATCACGGCTACCTCTACCTCAAGGGCGTCCTGGACCGCGAGGTCGTGCAGTCCTTCCGCCGCTACTACTTCGGCATGCTCACCGCGTGCGGCCTTGTCCGCGCGGGGACCAACCCCGAGCTCGGCATCGTCGGCGAGCCCGAGGACGTGGACCACGGGAAGCTGCGGCACCTGCTGTACGGCGAGATCGTGCCCGGACCGGAGTACGACGCGTTCTGTACGCAGCCGGCGATCCGCGGCTGGTACGAGTGGTTCCTCGGCGGCCCCACGTACCTGCACAAGCGGAAGATCATCCGGCACCTGCGGCCGCGCGAGAAGGGTGTCGGCTCGGCCACGCAGGCGCACTACGACCTGCTCTACCTCCGCGAGGGCACCGACCACGTGCTGACGTCGTGGATCCCGCTCGGCGACTGCACGCCCGAGCGCGGCGGGCTGATCTATCTCGAGGGCAGCCACCACCGTACGCGCGCCGAGGAGGAGGCCACGCCCCGCGAGGAGCGCCGGCCCGCCGCCTCGATCACGGCCGACCTCCCGCTGCTCGCTGACCAGCACGACGCGCGCTGGCTGATCGCGGACTACGCGGCCGGTGACGTGGTGATCCACACGCCGTACCTCGTGCACGCCTCCCTCGACAACCAGGCCAGCGACGGCGTGATGCGGCTGTCGACCGACATTCGTTACCAGCGGGCCGACGACGACATCGACCAGCGCTGGCGGAACCACTGGCACGACAAGGATTTCCTGTGAACTAGAGCAAAGGGGTGGGGCATGGGCGTATCGCGTCGTGCGGTCATCGGCGGTGGCGTGGGGCTGGCAGTCCTGGGAGTGCCACGGATCGCCGCGGCGGCCGTCTCGTACTTCGTGGACAGCGTCGCCGGCAACGATGGCAACGCGGGCACGAGCACCGCGACACCGTTCGAAACGCTCCCCAAGGCCGTCTCGGTCATGGCGGCCGGAGACACCCTGAACCTCAAGCGGGGCAGCGTGTTCCGCACCCCACTCAACCTGACCGGCAAGGCCGGCGGGACGACGGTCCAGGCGTACGGCACCGGGACCGACCCGATGATCGACCTGCTGGCCGACGCGCTCGGCGTCGCCACGAACTGGACCCGCGACGGCACCGCCAACCGGTGGTTCCGCACGTTGCCCGCGCCGTCCGGTGGGTGGAACGGCTTCCTGCTCGTCCTCAACGGGAGCGCCGGCAACTACATCAAGCCCGACGCCGCGTCGGTCCTCGCGCCCGGCGACTGGTTCTTCCAGCGCACGACGAACACGCTCTCCGTCTACGCCACCCAGAATCCGACCTCGCACTACACGTCGCTGCAGTACGTCCCGCAGGCACTCGGCGCGACGAACGACATCGGCCTGCGGATGGCCGCTGCCGACGACCCACGCGGCGTCGGCGTCGCGGCCGGCTGCAGGGTCAGCAACCTCGTCGTCCGCGGCGCCCGGCGCAACGTCCAGCTGGTCGCCGACGCCACGCTCACCGACGTCACCGCGCAGTTCTCCGCGAGCACGAACATCGTGGTGAGCTACGAAGGCACGTACACGCTGACCCGCGTACGCGGACTCGACTCCGGCTCCGCTCTCACCAACGGCGAGCACGGAATCCTCTTCGCTGGTTCGGGATCCACGACCGTGCTCGGCACGACCTCCGACTGGACGACGTCCGGGGGCAACGTCTGGTCGCGGTCGCTCGCCGGGCTCGGCTCGCCGGCCGGCAACCACCTGATCCGCGACTGGCTGGACTTCCCCTCGCGCCGGTACGTTCCGCCGCAGTCCTCGCTCGGCGCGGTCACCGGCCCGGAGGACTGGTTCGTCAACGGGACCACGTTGTCCGTCTTCGCGACGGGCAACCCGGCGAGCGTCTACACCGTCCTGCTCGGCGGCCGCTGGGAGCTCATGGACGCATTGCTCGTCGACTGCGAGTTCGACTACGCGGGCGAGGACGCCTTCCAGGCTGGGGGAAACGTCCATCCGGACTCCGAGATCACGGTGGCCTCGTCGATCCCCGGGCCGACGCGGATCAGCCGCGGCTTCGAGAACGCCGTCGACATCAAGAGCGGCAGCGTGACGTTCTCCAACGCGTGGATCTGGCAGGACACGACCGCGCCCTCGTCGCGCCGCGGCCCGACCGTCACGATCCAGGGCAACTCGCGCGACATCGCGTTCGCCGGATGCGCGGTCTCCAACCTGCTGACGACCAAGCAGACGATGGACGTGCAGGAGCTGCGTCCGAAGATCGCGTCGGAACGCACGATGTGGTACTCGAAGAACCAGTCGAGCACGGGCGTCGTCCTCAGCCACTTCAACGGCCAGCCGCACTCGTTCCTGTTCGACTTCTTCTACAACGACGCGGGAACGGCGCAGGGCTTGCCGATCGTCGCGATCTCCGGCGACCACGACTTCACCCACTGCGCGTTCCACTCCTCGACGATGTCGAGCACGGTGCGGTCGATGCACTTCCGCGGCAACTCGACGTTCGCGGCGAGCTGTTCGGCGATCACCTGCGACCTGAGCACGATCATCACCGAGGGCGGCGTGCAGTACCGGCTCGCCACCGTGCGGTGGGACGGCGTGGAGATCTACCTCGGTCCGGGCGCGATCTTCGCCTTCGACGGGCTGGCGAACGCGTCGGCGAAGTTCAACGGCGTGTGGCGGGTGCGGGACGCCTGGTATGCGTACAACGGCACGTCGGGCACGCGGAGCTTCTCGACCTTCCTCGTTCCGTTGGACGACGACCCACCGGCGACGGCCAACCTCACCGGTCTGCAGATGCTGCTCTGGGCTCGGCTGACCGGGCTGCGTGGGTGCTCGCTCCTCGGCAAGAGCGAGCTCGTCCGCCTGGACGCGGACACCGCTCCGCTGCAGGACACGTTCGCGCTCGACTGGCACGACCTGGTGCCCAACGCGCTCGGGCTGAACTACTGGGCGCAACGCGCGACGTCCACGCAGAAGCTCGTGACGCAGCTGCATGCCGGTGCGCAGCGCAGCTACACGAGCGCCCAGGTGCTCGCCGACGCGTCGACAGCAGGCAACCTGATCGCCGACACCGCCGGCACGTGGGGTGGCTCGGGCAACAGGGTCAACGTCAACAGTGCCGACAGCCAGGACGCGTACCTCGAGCCGGCCGTCACGGCGATCTCGGTCGCGAACGGCGTCGCGACCGTGACCTGCCCGGGGCACGGGGTCGTCAAGGGCAGGAAGGTGATCGTCACCGGAGTGACGGCTCCGACGTCCGGGCTGGAGGGCGCGTTCTTCGTCGACTCGGTGGTCGACCCGAACACGTTCACGTACCGGGCCGTCCGCGGGACCCCGAGCGGCGCGGCCGCGCTCTCGGCCTCGGCGCGGATCCTCTGGGGCCGGATGAAGCCGACCGCCGCGGGCTTCCAGTCGGCGCCGAGCTACGCGCTGCCGGCAGGTCAGAAGGACCTTCAGGGGACGACCGTCCCCGCCACGAGCAGGTGTTTCGGCCCGGTGATGCAGTGACCACGGCGTAATCCGGTGGCTATCGGGTGGCACCGACCAGTGAGAATGGGGGAGGGATCGCAGGCGTCGGGCACGCTTGGTACGCGAAAGTAGGGCAATGCCAGGGGACCAGCTGTTCGGCCGTCAGGCGGAGCTCGCCGCCGTGCGCTGGCTGCTCGACGCTGCCGCGAACGAGCCGGCGGGTCTCGCGATCGAAGGCGAGCCCGGCATCGGCAAGTCCGCGATCATCCAGGCCGCGGTCGCCGAGGCGACCCGGCGCGGGTTCCGGGTGCTGTTCTGCCGCGGCGCTCCGGCTGAGGCGCGGTACGGGTACGCCGGCCTCGCCGACCTGCTCGAGTCGGTCCCTGAGCTGTCCGCTCCCTCGTTCCCGCTGTCCGAGGCGCAACGGCACGCGCTCGCGGTCGCGATGCTCGAGGCCGACGCGACTGGCCCGGTCGACGCGGCGGCGATCGCGAACGCGACCTCGACCGTCCTGCGGCACCTCGCCGGCCAGCAGCCCGTGCTGCTCGCGATCGACGACCTGTCCTGGCTGGACGCGTCCACGCTGACCGCGCTGGCGTTCGCCGTCCGCCGGCTCGCCGGCTGTCCGGTCGCCGTGCTCATCGCCCGCCGCCTGGACGCCCCGAACCCGACCGTCTGGGACCTGCACCGGATGGTCGACACGTTCCGCCAGCTCGAGCTCGGGCCGCTGCGGCCGGCGGATCTGCACGAGACGTTGCGTGCCGGGCTCGGCGTGCACCTCGGCCGTCCCGCGCTCCGCCGCATCCACGCCGCGACCGGCGGCAACCCGCTCTACGCGGTCGAGCTGGTGCGCGCGCTCGGGCCGGACGCCGCGTCGATCGGCTCCGATCCGCTCCCCGTGCCCGGCTCGCTGATCGAGATCGTCGCCGACCGGCTGTCCAAGGTGGACGCCGCCGAGCACGGCGACACCGGGCTGCCGATGTTGTACGCCGTCGCGGCCGCCGCCCGCCCGACCATGAGCCGGCTGACGGAGGTCCTCGGCGACGGCGTCCAGGCCCGGCTGGAGTCCGCTCAGGAGGCGGGCGTCGTCCGGATCGTCGAGGGCCGGGTCGAGTTCACGCACCCCCTGCTCGCGTCCGTCGTGCTCGACCGCACGCCGCCGATCCAGCGGCGCGAGATCCACAGCCGGCTGGCCGCCGTCGAGTCCGAGCCGGAGGCGCGGGCCCGGCATCTCGCCCTCGCCACGCTCGGGTCCTCGGCGGAGGTCGCGGAGGCGCTGGATACCGCGGCGAGGCAGGTCGTCGAACGAGGCGGCGCCGCCGCCAACGTGGCCGAGCTGCTCCGCCTCGCGCTCGCCCGTACGCCCGACGCGGACGAGTCCGGTCACGTGCGCCGCGCGCACGAGCTCGCGGTCGCGCTGTACGAGGCGGGTGACCTCTCCGGCTCGTCGGCGGAGCTCGAGGCGATCATCCCGCGGCTGCCGGACGGCCCGGAGAAGGCTCGCGCGCTGCTCCGCGACGGCACGATCGCCTGGCTGCAGGAGCCGTCGGAGGCCGCCCGTTCGATCACCGCCGAGGCGTTGCCGTACGCGGTCGGCGACGACGCGCTGCTCGGCCAGATCCACGGCCGGTTGTCGGTGTTCTACAACACCGACCGGCACCGTTCGGCCGAGCACGCGGCGAAGGCGGTGGAGGCGTTGGAACGTACCGACGCCCACGAGCTCTACGCCGCGGCGCTGTGCAACCTGTTCCACACCGAGGTGCTGCTCGGCCAGCCGCCGCGCGTCGAGCTGATCGAGCGGGCGATCGAGCTCGAGGACCCGATCGGCTCGCCGGACCAGAGCACGGTGCCCGGAGTCTGGTACCTCGCGCTCGACCAGTGGGACGCCGCGCGGGACCGGTTCGCGACGATGATCGCCCGCGATCGGGCACGCGGCGACCTGTCCAGCGAGGCCGGCATGCTCGCCCGGCTCGCCGAGGTCGAGCTCGTCGCCGACGACTGGCCGGCCGCGATGCGGATGGCGGACGAGGCACGGGCGGCGGCCCGGCTGTCCGGCTCGGGCTCGGTGGACCGGGCGGCCGCGATCCGCGCGCAGGTGCTCGCTCACAGCGGTGACCATGCCGCGGCGCGTACGACGTCCTCGGCAGGGCTGGATCGGGCCGAGTCGAAGGGCAACCGGGTCGACGCGATCGTCTGGCTGTCGGTGCTCACCTCGATCGCCGCGGCGGAGGGCGACTCGGCGGAGGTCGTCGCGCTCACCGGCCGGGCGGCCGACCACTACGAGCAGATCGGCACGATCGAACCGTTGGTGCGGCTGGACCCCTCGCAGGAACGCGCGTCGGCGCTGGTCGAGGTCGGTGCGCTGGACGAGGCCGCCGCGCTGTTGGACGCGATCGAGGTGCGGCACCGACGGATCCCGCGGCCGTTCCTCGCCGCCGCGCTGTCCCGCGGCCGGGGGTTGCTGCTCGCGGCGCGAGGCGACCTCGACGGGGCGCTCGCCGCGTCCGACGTCGTGCTGACTGAGGGGCTCACGTGGCGTAGGTACGACCGCGCCCGCACGCTGCTGGAGCGCGGCCGGCTGCAGCGCCGTGCCCGTCGTACGGGTGCCGCGGCGGAGTCGCTGGAGGAGGCGCTGTCGATCTTCACCGCACTCGGGGCGTCGGTGTGGTCGACGGTCGCGAAGGCCGAGCTCGAACGGCTGGGCCGGCGCCGCTCGGTCGGCACCGAGCTGACGCCGACCGAGCGCCGGGTGGCGGAGCTGATCGCGACCGGGCGGACGAACCGGGAGGTCGCGACCGAGCTGTACATGAGCCCGCGTACCGTCGAGGCGCACGTGACGCATATCTATCGCAAGCTCGGCGTACGCACGCGGGCGGAGTTGGGACGGGTGTTCAGCTGACTGCGTTGTCGTTCCGCATGGTCGACCGCCAGGTCGACAGCGAAGCCGCGTTCGCCGCCCTGTTCGGTGGCTCGCCGTACGCGTTCTGGTTGGACAGCTCGCGGGACGGGCGGTACTCGTTCGCCGGCGCCGGGGACGAGGTGCTGTTCGCGCCGCAGGGCTCGCCGTTCCTGTCGCGGCTCGCCTCGCGGCTGGCCGAGCCGGCGTCGTTCGGCGACCTGCCGCCGGAGCTGGCGCTCGGGTACGTCGGGTACTTCGGCTACGAGCTCGAGGCTTCCGACGGCGCTCGCTCCGTGCACCGGTCTCCGTTGCCGGACGCGGTGTTCATCGCGCCGTCGCGGTGCTTCGTCGTCGACCACCTCTTGCGGCAGACCTGGGTGGTCTCGACCGCCGACGACTGGGTGGACTTCGCCGCCACGTTCGTGTCTTCGCTGCCCGACGCTGGCGGTTTGGAGCCGGTGGTGGGTGGGGGCGTGGATCCCGAGCCGCACCTGGTGCGGCCGCGGTCGACGTACCTGCGCGACATCGAG is part of the Tenggerimyces flavus genome and encodes:
- a CDS encoding amidohydrolase family protein; its protein translation is MRPTWRIGGPIVVDAHAHVWSGDTTTFPPTPIDGVSAPKTPRPVDDLLGRLDTAHVDRVVLIQPRSYGHDHTYLAHVLASEPERVAGVCLVDPLRPDAPGELRRRCREDGYRGLRLVGLGHGDADWLFDDRTAPMWKAAEDLEIVVSLLIEPHQLAGVATVAARRPWLSIAIDHLGRCQPGTTAIADLLALAVRPNVSVKVSALSWLSAQGPPHADLRPMVESCLAEFGAGRLLWGTDYPHVLAAGPYPDPFEELAGVLPQASEAELAMIAGGNAARLYGLL
- a CDS encoding helix-turn-helix transcriptional regulator, with product MRPWTKPRTNVDFSMQASWTRYLTPGPLHRRLGLVCLGVGTAADKHAALDARTLDCYALVYVSRGRGWLESGGRRATFSAPALFWLLPGVEHSYAPDKAGWNEWWTLFDGDAARAYEDLGYVPRDRLVTTVSDPDGLELAFAEVARALRTDAADTDVAAAAAMHQLLVASRRCGEPETPTDAPVLAALHRHACRPLTIAALAKELRVSEPELREVTRRAAGCTPKEYVMRVRLSRAKELLATTELPVAAVALRTGYDDPGYFSRLFTRRTGMPPGRFRQQQRHSSP
- a CDS encoding phytanoyl-CoA dioxygenase family protein; this encodes MLTSNGYELSARPDRIGELEPVPERDLRDRSALRQRLIDHGYLYLKGVLDREVVQSFRRYYFGMLTACGLVRAGTNPELGIVGEPEDVDHGKLRHLLYGEIVPGPEYDAFCTQPAIRGWYEWFLGGPTYLHKRKIIRHLRPREKGVGSATQAHYDLLYLREGTDHVLTSWIPLGDCTPERGGLIYLEGSHHRTRAEEEATPREERRPAASITADLPLLADQHDARWLIADYAAGDVVIHTPYLVHASLDNQASDGVMRLSTDIRYQRADDDIDQRWRNHWHDKDFL
- a CDS encoding ATP-binding protein, which encodes MPGDQLFGRQAELAAVRWLLDAAANEPAGLAIEGEPGIGKSAIIQAAVAEATRRGFRVLFCRGAPAEARYGYAGLADLLESVPELSAPSFPLSEAQRHALAVAMLEADATGPVDAAAIANATSTVLRHLAGQQPVLLAIDDLSWLDASTLTALAFAVRRLAGCPVAVLIARRLDAPNPTVWDLHRMVDTFRQLELGPLRPADLHETLRAGLGVHLGRPALRRIHAATGGNPLYAVELVRALGPDAASIGSDPLPVPGSLIEIVADRLSKVDAAEHGDTGLPMLYAVAAAARPTMSRLTEVLGDGVQARLESAQEAGVVRIVEGRVEFTHPLLASVVLDRTPPIQRREIHSRLAAVESEPEARARHLALATLGSSAEVAEALDTAARQVVERGGAAANVAELLRLALARTPDADESGHVRRAHELAVALYEAGDLSGSSAELEAIIPRLPDGPEKARALLRDGTIAWLQEPSEAARSITAEALPYAVGDDALLGQIHGRLSVFYNTDRHRSAEHAAKAVEALERTDAHELYAAALCNLFHTEVLLGQPPRVELIERAIELEDPIGSPDQSTVPGVWYLALDQWDAARDRFATMIARDRARGDLSSEAGMLARLAEVELVADDWPAAMRMADEARAAARLSGSGSVDRAAAIRAQVLAHSGDHAAARTTSSAGLDRAESKGNRVDAIVWLSVLTSIAAAEGDSAEVVALTGRAADHYEQIGTIEPLVRLDPSQERASALVEVGALDEAAALLDAIEVRHRRIPRPFLAAALSRGRGLLLAARGDLDGALAASDVVLTEGLTWRRYDRARTLLERGRLQRRARRTGAAAESLEEALSIFTALGASVWSTVAKAELERLGRRRSVGTELTPTERRVAELIATGRTNREVATELYMSPRTVEAHVTHIYRKLGVRTRAELGRVFS